The following DNA comes from Brassica oleracea var. oleracea cultivar TO1000 chromosome C5, BOL, whole genome shotgun sequence.
TGTATATATAGTCATACTCGACCTGTGGATTAAGGTTGTCAAGAGAATTGTATTCTTAGCATAAGAATGGAGTTCACTAAGCTCGTAAGCGAGTGAATAACACTAAGGGCTAAGGGGTAGAGGTTCTAGAGATCTTGTATTCGATCTTAGCACGTGTGAGGTTAGGGGAGCAAGTTAAGAAGGGTATTGATCTTGTTCGAGTTCTGTTTAAAGAGAGACTTGTAAGTTCACTTTAAAAGAATACTATTAATAACATATATCGTTGTAGAGATATTATGTGGTGTACTCTGTGCTTTACTACGAGGGTTAGTTCTTGCATTTACACATTGAGCTGCTGCAAATAAAACTAATAAGTATACTTTATAAAGTGAATCCAGTCTCTCGTAAGTCGTAGCTGTTAGCTGATAAGCATACTTTCAACTGAGTTACAATTTCTTAAAATTAGTACAGAATGAGGAACTTATATTTGATGCTACAAAAGGACGTTCATATGACCTAGAATTATGTTTCAAAATAGTTTTCCTCGGTTTAGAAACTTTGTAGTTAACACTCATATTAACCTTTTTTAAACACTGGTTTTAATTTTTCTTAAATTTTTCCGAAATCCTATTTACATAAGTTTCGTGACACTGCGATGATGAAGATCCATCATGTTATTTAGAGAAGATTCTTCATCACCGATCAACCATGTCTTAACTAATTCTCTGGTTGTTTATCTTTGATTCTTGTAATGCGTGAGTAGTTTCCCAACTTGGATATAAGAAAGATCGTGCATGTGAAGCGCATGGAATTATGTTTTGATTTATGATTCTTTAGGGTTGCATTTAGTGATTTTTTTCTATAATAGAAGCAGTAGCGGCCTTGGGTACAAACCATAGAAGCATGTGCTTTTAGCCGAAGGCAATTTTTTTATTTTGACATTTAAGACAATTTTTTTTCTCAAATGAGCTCTTTATATAAGAATTTGGTATTTTCGCAGAAAATGAAAATGGTAGATATAATAACTATGTTTATAATTGAAATCTAAAAAAGAATCTAAACTAAAATCAAGGAAAAAAAGATATATACAATCAAACTCTTTATGTACAGTATGTATGTAAACATATATAACACTAACTAATGCATTTTATATATATAAGGGGCCCTAAATATTAACTAAAAATTATGGGGTCCAAGAGCATTGCCTTTTTCGACAAGGGGTAAGCACAGCTTTGATAGAAGGTTTCTCTTTTTTTTTTGTAAAAAAGGTTAGCACTGCATTAGCCTCAGAATTACATTAATTAATTAAAATGCTCTTTGGTAGAAGCAAAAACAAGGCCTTTGTACAGTTAAAAATAAATAAACTAAAAAATATGAAAAAAGCAGTTTTAAATGATCGATTTTGACATCAAGTAATCTGTAGTTCTGTATATAAAAACCTCAATACATAAAAAAATGTGAATCATTCAACGACAGCTAGACGATTGTAAAAGATGATGTCGTTGGTATATGTGTGGTAAATCGTCTCGTTGTACACTCATGATCGATCATATCGTGTTTGATACATTTGTTTGTGAAGGGCACTAGAGAACCAGCATTGTCACTATCACATGGTTCTATGGCCACCATGCATTGTAATATAATATTCATAAACGTATTGTTAGAGTCCCTACTTAAATAATTGAATTGAAGGGCAGAAAATTTTACATAATGGGGAATAAGGGAAACATTTTTTTTTTTTGAAGTAAGGGAAACATAGTTATCAATTAAATCTAAACTTGACGGTTTTTGATAAAAAGAAGTTTTTGTAAAAAATATGGGAATTTTGTACTTATATATGTACGATTACGAATATGTTTTCACACTATGATTACAGATGGGTTGTTTTTCAATATTGTAAGGATGTTTTGTCAATATTTGTATGCTAAGATGAACCGTTACATCATACTAGCTAGCGTCTAGGATCGAGCTTCAACCTGATGAGGAGGAGGGGGGTCAGCTGACCCCATGATTTTTTTTTGTTGTTGTTTAGATTGAAAATTTGTGAAGGTGAAATGAAAATTGGTTAATTTGTGAACAACTGACCCCCTTAAAATTTTAATCTTTACACTTCTTTTAATTTATTATATAGTTATATTAATATTGATCCCCGTGAAAAGAATTCCTAGCTCAGCCACTGGTTTTAACAAGGCTGTATTGTCCAGCTACGTAAACGTTACAACAAAATATAATGCTAAATCCACGGAAATCGTGACAGGCAGGAAACGAACTGTCTTAATATTTCACGTAGCTCCTTCTCTTCACTATCATACCATAACATCACTTTCTCATGGATATTACAAAAATGAAGAAGAACAAATCTTTGGTTTAAGTGTAATTAGGAAAATGTCTTTTAAATATACTTTCTAATTATAAATAGCATGCACAAAAGAATTCATTTTAAAAACTAGATTAAAGAGTTTGGCTTTCTATATCTAAAACAGAATATTGTGACATGAAATTCAAACAAATTAACTTGTAACAATTTGTAACAAAAGTACAAATTCATACAGCTGTTCAGATTGTGGACACAAAGAAAACACAAAATAATTTTTAATTGCAATTTCCCTTAACGATATTTGATAATGTAATCAATCATTCAAAAGATTTCACATCCCACAGTATATCTTATGGTCGTTCTTGGGCTTTTCTTGAAACCACTATAAAAGCTACCTCAATCCCCTTCATTTTCTCCACACTCAATTCATCCACAACATAGCTGGTGAACAGTGTCTTCAGAACAAAACATGGCTCCAGGCTCCATAGCTCTTTTCTTAGTTTTCAATCTCCTCTTCTTCACAACAATCTCCGCATGCGGTAGCTGCACCCCTTGCGGAGGAGGTTGCCCCTCTCCCAAGCCAAAGCCAAAGCCAACTCCTAAACCAAGCCCTAGCTCTGGCATGGGAAAGTGCCCTAAAGATACACTCCAGCTCGGTGTCTGCGCCAATGTGCTCAACGGTCTCCTCGACTTGACCCTTGGCAAGCCACCGGTTGAACCATGCTGCAGCCTCATCCAAGGACTCGCTGATGTTGAAGCAGCCGTTTGTCTCTGCACCGCTCTTAAGGCTAACGTTCTTGGAATCAACTTGAACCTCCCAATCTCTCTAAGTCTTCTCCTCAATGTTTGCAGCAAACAAGTTCCTCCTGGCTTTCAGTGCTAATCAACTATATCATATATAATTTAAACACATTTACGTATATATATCTTCTTGTTTTGGACAGACAAGGTGATTTTATATACTTTTAATATTGTGTGCTTTTATCTTTGTGTGTGCTTATTCTAGTCTTCATGTTATGGGGTTCATTGGGGTCGAATTATGTTTCTCTCTTGGTGATCCGTAAAGATTCTTGAAGTTCACTGTTTCATTATTTTCCATCACTCTTATATTGGGGGTGTTATTGTTGTATTGGTTGTATTATGATTCTATGAATTAATAAAAGAAAATATTTTTTAAGTTATGCATTCATTTTAGTGTATTACGGGTTCAAATTTGTATGCCAGTACTACAAAAAAATTCATTTGGTTCGTCTTCTACAAATACATCCTTAATAGGAGTGGATCTGATCTTAAAATTGTTTGTTGTTTTCAATGTCCTAGAAAAAGGAAAATTATCCGATAGGGAAAGCGAAATTTTGTAAACAATTATTATCATTATTTTAAATATTTTTTTTTATTTTAAGAGAAGTCTCAAACCTAGATGACCTTTTTAATGAATTATATTTACTTTACCATTGCATTTTATCTTTTCAATTATTAGAAAGAAACAATGTAATACGAGATGTTTTTAGCTAGTCGTATTTTTTTGATCAAATGCCAGTTGTATTTTATACAAGAAAAAGTAGTCATGGTAGATTTAATTTCTGAAAATTTACGGAAATTTCGGGCAATTAAGATAAGCAATTCTAAAAACACAAATTTATGTATACCCACTTTATATAAAATAAAAGACTGTTTACTAAAGCATTATAATAGGTTACTAGTTATATGGTGGTAAATCATGAAAACCTTAATTTAATATCGGAATTTTGCACATTAGCAAAATATATAAAAATACACGTATGCACATATATTAGATTCACCAAATAGAATATAATTAATCAGTTGTCGGATATATCATGTCAAATCCTTGATAAAAGCCTAAAAGCATGTTTATTCTAATGGGTTTTTTAGGTTTTTTTGTTTAAAAAAAATTAAAAAGCAAACTAATCGTGGCCGCCGCGAGTCAGTTGGGTCTGCAAACAGTGTAAAAAACTCACTAAAATCGGTTTTTAATTAGTAATTTTTGTAACTGATATTTAAGAGTTTTGTGGAGATCCACACACTAAAAACTTCATTAATGCCCAGATAAACATGCTCTAAGACCTAATTTATTCTTAGTGTATCTTTCAAAAGAAAAAAAAAATCACTCTTGACAATTTAGAATAATATACCTAAATATACATGTGTCGACTGTACAAAACAATAATACCAAAAATAAAATAAAATATTTTTAAAGTCTCAATATGATACAAAATATAATCTTATTTTGTTATCACTCTGAAGCATTTCATATTTTTAAAGTCTCAATGATACAAAATGTAATCTTACTTTTTTAAATATTTTTATTATCACTCTCAAGCATTTAATCTAATCATACAAAACTTTGCAAGTCCAAAACTAAAAATAAATCTTTGCATTTTATTAAACTTTTTTATGTCAAAATATCACTATAAAATTAATCTTTTCATTTGATTAAACTTACTAACATTTTTTTTACAAAATGTCAAATTTACTGGAAAGTTTTATTAGACAAGCAGACAATAAAATATCTTAGAAGACACTCTGTCTCAAGCTGTGGTCGGGCAGGCCTGACGTCTCGATCAGTTTATAAAATGTTGCGTCCTTATTACCATTGTCTTCATGCAAAGGCATTAAGTACATTAATACATTGTTTACAAATGAAATGCATTTAGTTATAAAGGTACCAAATTACCAATGCATATTATATACATACAAAAATATCAGTACATCAATATAAAACACATCTAGAATAAGCCTAAAGATCAGAACTCACCCAGCGATTTATTCGATAAACCATGGAAAGTTTATGGAATAATGATCTTTTGGTCTTATGAAAGCTACATGTGAACAAAATGACAAGTTACTACGCCAAGGAGTAATATATACTGTTTAATCATGTCAGTATTTTGAAGCTAAAAAGAGATGGCTTTAATTATGTGTTGGGTTTTCCCTCGTTAGCTCAAGTTTAATCTTTAATAATCTATAACCAAGAAGTCCAATAAAAAGAAATATCTAGAGAAAAATGGAGAAGGATGAAAAATTGTTTAGAAAAGGAAGTGGGTAGAAGATGAAGTGTGTAGAAAATAGAGTGTTCTAGAACTAACTTGTAGTCTCCACTTACTAGTATAAATAGGGGTGCTTAGCACCATTTGTAATCATCCCACAACAAGCAAAAACAATCATAAATAGAGAGTAGTTTTTAAGAAAGAGTTCTTTCTAAGAAAGTCATAAAAGACTCTCTAAACACAAAGTTTGAGTAGCAAATCCCTTTCCTAAAATACGAAGGCTATCTCAAACATAAACCGTCTACATTTCATCTCAACCTCTCAAAGAAAATATTATTCGCTAATTTTCCCAACAGATGGTATCAGAGCAAGGCTACCGTTATCTTTGAAGAAGTGAAGATGGAGGCCACCGCTACCTTTGAAGGTGACATGTTCAAACTTACGAAGGACAACTTCTCTTATTGGAAACCGATGATGGAAGATCATCTTTATTGTAAGGATTTACATGAGCCCATCATCATGAAGGATAAGCCGGAAGGAAAGGATGATAAAGCATGGTAGACTCTTAATAGAAAGGTGGTTGCCGTAATACGTAAGTATGTCGATCGATCTCTCTTTGAACATGTCTATACCTACACAAATGCTTTTGAATTATGGACAAAACTTGAATCCATGATTCAAAAGAAAACACCTCGAAACAAAGCTCTTCTTGTTCGACGGTTGGTAAACTTGGAGTACAAGGATGGCCAGAGCATGATGGAGCACTTGAACAATTTCAAGGGGATTGTAAATCAGCTTAACAAAGTTGATATGAAGGTTGAAGACGAAATGCAAGCCCTTTTACTTCTTAGTTCACTACCGGAGAGTTGTGACACACTAGTTGTCACTCTAAGCAATTCAGCACCGGAGGAAAAGCTTACCATGGACACCGTCACTGACAGCCTTCTAAATGAAGAAGTTCGCAGGAAGGAGCGAGGTTCGAGTTCTTATTCAGAAGCTAACATTATTGATAGACAGGGTAGAGAAGAGACTCGTGCTCACAACAGAAGCAAAGGACGAGACCAATCCAGAGGAAGATCCAAGTCACGTCCAAGAGTTACCTGCTATTATTGCGGCAAACCAGGTCACATGAAGTCGGAATGTCAGTTTTTCAAGAAAGATAAGCAAGCCGGTAATATCAAACCAGACCGGTTCAATCTTACAAAGAAGCATGAAGACAAGACTGCCACCATTGTGGAAGACCAGGGCGAAGGATTATATCTCGTTGGAGAATGTAATCTTAGCTCTGATGATAGCTCATGGATCGTTGATTCTGGTGCTTCTTTTCACGTCACCCCTCATGGAAGCTTCTTCACAACCTATCAAAGTGGTGACTTTGGTAATGTTCAAATGGGAAATCAAGGAAGAAGCAAGATCATTGGAAAAGGGGGATGTTATCTTACATCACATACTGGATGTAAGATAGTTCTCAAGGATGTGAGACATGTTCCCGACATGCAACTCAATCTCATATCAACCGGAAAGCTCGATGATGCCGGCTTGGACAGTCACTTTAGTAGTGGCAAATGGAAGCTAACCAAAGGGAGTTTGATCATGGATCGAGGAAGAAAAGAAGGCTCATTATACGTGACTCAAGCCAAGCTTTGCAAGGAAGAAGTAAATGTCGCAAGTAATGACATGGATATATGGCACCGAAGACTCGGGCATATGAGTGAGAAAGGTTTAAATATACTTTCTCGCAAGAAACTTCTTCCAGATATGAAAGATATTTCTCTCTCACCATGTCACGATTGCTTAGCCGAAAAACAACATAGGGTCGCTTTCCGAAGATCATCTACGCCTATGAGAAGAAAGCATATTCTTGATCTTGTGCATACTGACGTATGCTCCATGTCCGAGAAATCCAATGGAGGTGCATCATATTTCGTCACCTTTATTGATAACCATTCAAGGAAGGTATGGGTATACCTTTTGAAGTCAAAAGATCGAGTTTTTGATGCTTTCAAGGAATTTGTAGCCTAAGCAGAGCGAAGTACGGGTCAAAAACTCAAGTGTGTTCGATCTGAAAATGGTGGAGAGTACCAAGGTCCCTTTGAAGCTTTTTGCAAAGCTCATGGAATCAGGATGGAGAAGACACCACCAAAGACGCCACAACTGAACGGACTAGCAGAAAGAATGAATCGAACGATCACATAAAGAGTTTAGTGCATGCTCTCTCATGCTAAACTACCCAAGCCATTTTGGGGAGAAACCATAAAGACTGTAGTGGATGTCATAAGTCTTACACCATCAGTTCCTTTGGAAGGCGAAGTCCCGGAGGAAGTTTGGTCGGGTAAGAAGGTCTCTTACAACCATTTGAAGGTGTTCGGTTGCAGAGCGTTTGTCCATATACCTAAGGATGAACAAGCCAAGCTAGTCTCCAAGACTAAAGAGTGCATCTATCTTGGGTCACCAAGAGATGATTTCGGCTATCGGCTCTGGATCCGGTTAACAGAAAAATTATCCGGAGCAGAGATGTTGTTTTCTTCGAAGATCAAACAATCGAAGACATCAACAAATCAAAGAAATCAAAGCTAAGGGTTGTAAGGAATGAAGATTCTCATAAGTGTCAAGATCATGAACAAGTGATTGGAGATGATGGCGATGGGGATCCTATTATGGATCCGAATGGTGATGAAGGTGAAGAAGAAGTTCAAGTGGAGCCAGGGAAGAACATGAGCCAAGAAGGTCTGAAAGAGAGACAAGACCATCTGTAAGATATTATCGAGATGAGTACGTTAATCTTACAGATGAGGGGGAGCCTCAAAGCTATGAGGAGGCCATAGGAGACACTCATAGATATGAGTGGGTTGAAGCTATGCAAGATGAAATGCAATCCTTGCATGATAATCACACTTATGAGCTGATGAAGCTACCAAAAGGAAAGAGAGCCTTGAAGAACAAGTGGGTGTACAGGTTAAAATATGAAGAGAGAAGCTCAAATCCAAGATACAAAGCTAGATTGGTTGTGAAAGGATTCAACAAGAAGAAATGCATAGATTTTGAAGAAATATTATCTCAAGTGGTGAAGATGTCCTCTATCCGAGTGGTTCTTGGTCTAGCAGCGGTTCTAGACTTGGAGATTGAACAACTCGATGTCAAGACGGCCTTTCTACATGGTGAACTAGAGGAGGAGATCTATATGGAGCAACCTGAAGGATTCAAGGTTCCAGGAAAAGAAGACTTGGTGTGCCGATTAAAGAAGAGTCTTTACGGCCTCAAGCAAGNNNNNNNNNNNNNNNNNNNNNNNNNNNNNNNNNNNNNNNNNNNNNNNNNNNNNNNNNNNNNNNNNNNNNNNNNNNNNNNNNNNNNNNNNNNNNNNNNNNNNNNNNNNNNNNNNNNNNNNNNNNNNNNNNNNNNNNNNNNNNNNNNNNNNNNNNNNNNNNNNNNNNNNNNNNNNNNNNNTTGGAGAGATTCAACATGCACAAAGCAAAGCCGGTGAGTACTCCACTTGGTGGACATTTCGAACTAAGTTCGAAGCAAAGTCCAACAAGTGAGAAGGAAAAAGAGGAAATGAAGACTACCCCATATGCATCAGCAGTGGGTAGTCTCATGTATGCTATGGTGTGCACCAGACCCAACATTGCCTATGTCGTAAGAGTTGTGAGTCGCTTTCTCGTCAATCGAGGAAAAGAACATTGGAAAGCAGTTAAGTGGATCCTACGCTATCTACGAGGCACAACGAAGAAGTGTCTATGTTTTGGNNNNNNNNNNNNNNNNNNNNNNNNNNNNNNNNNNNNNNNNNNNNNNNNNNNNNNNNNNNNGACATCAGGCTTTGTCACTGCCTTTGCAGGGGGAGCTATTTCTTGGCAATCGAAGCTACAAAAGTGTGTTGCCTTATCCACCACGGAAGCGGAGTACATCGCAGCAACGGAAGCGTGCAAGGAGATGCTATGGATGAAGAACTTCTTGCTTGAGTTGGGAGTAAAGCAAGAAAAGTACAACATGCTATGTGACAACCAAAGTGCTATTCACTTAGCAACGAATCCAACGTTTCACTCTCGCTCAAAGCACATTGACATTCGGCATCATTGGATCCGAGAAGTTCTTGAAGAGAAACTCATACATCTCACAAAGGTACACACCGACGAAAACTGGTCAGACTTTATGACCAAGGTATTACCGCTGAAGAAGTTTGAAGATTGCTGCAAAGGCACTGGGATGGCAACGGTTTCGTGTGGAGATTTGTTGGGTTTTCCCTCATTAGCCCAAGTTTAATCTTTAATCAAGGTATAACCAAGAAGCCTAAGAAGAAGAAATATTTAGAGAACAATGGAAAATGATGAAGAAGTGTGTAGAAAAGGAAGTGTATAGAAGATGAAGTGAGTAGAAAATGGAGTGTTCTAGAACTAACTTGTAGTCTCCACTTACTAGTATAAATAAGGGTGCTTAGCATCATTTGTAATCATCCCACAACAAGCAAAAGCAATCATAAATAGAGAGTAGTTTTTAAGAAAGAGTTCTTTCTAAGAGAGTCATAAAACACTCTCTAAACACAAAGTTTGAGTAGCAAATCCCTTTCCTAAAATACGAAGGTTATCTCAAACATAAACCGTCTACATTTCACCTCAACCTCTCGAAGAAAATATCATCCGATAATTTTCCCATGAACATATTCAAAATTGCGCATATGATGATCAAATATAAGATCTAAGTGATTGAACAACACATAAAAACGATCCTTCCCCGTGAATGAAGAATCTAGTGAAAGAATATAATAGAGTAATAAGATCTCTTTTGGTCGTCACATGGAACTTCGAAGGAAATGAAGTGGAGTACTAAATGGTGTGTTTTTTATTGTTTGGGCTTTTCGGCAGAGCAGTCACCACTAAATTCAATAAAGTTGAAAGATTCCAAACCACGTATGGTCTCAAACCACATGCAATCCCAAGGGGGAAATTCATAATACATTTACGATTGGCTACAAATGTTTTATATTATTCAGATAAACAAATATTATTCTTATCTCATTGTTATATGTATAAATATATTTATATATATGAGACAGGTAACAGATACGATGCTAATTCGAGGTCAGAAGATTCTAGGGCTAGAGATTGCTTTCACGTACGATCATTCTCCCGATTACTTTTAAACCTCCAAAAACTAATTAAGTAATAAGTAATTAAAATATATATAGAAATAATCTAAAACGAACTTACAATTTATGTCATCAATAGATTTTTGTCACGGTGCATAGCGTGTCAATGTAGAGTTGGATGGTCCCTTGGGAGCAATTATAAATTCGATGGATGAACTACGCATATAGTGAACCCGTGAACTCTCTTTGTTTTCTTCTTACTCTTAGTTCAATAAAAACCTTCGATATTATAATGGTTGTATCGATTAATTAAGAAAGGGTGTAAGCAATCTCCACTTCCGATTTTGTATCATGTATCTAGCTAAAATCCAAAACAAAGAACTAGTGGATATTGCGACATGTGCTTTATTTTATTTTTTTTGCAACGTTCACTTTTGGTTATAGTTTTGCCGACATTTCATGACTGCAGACTGTTATGAATTAGCAGGTCAACCGGCTTGAATTTATGTGCTACGATATGAATAAGAACTATACCAACTAATTTATGATGCATATTTTTATTCAAATAGGTGGATTAAGTAGATGTTTTTTTCCTGTGAATGGGTAGAGTTTAATCAGCTTTTATTTTGTATAGAACTATAGATAGATGAAGATGATCCCGTTTACAATTTTTCAGACATTTTGCATTTTTGTATTGTTTAACAGATTATAACAGTTTCATCAACAAATAGCAAGCAACAATTTCCATTGCCCCATGTTACCTAGAAACTTTGTATTTGCTACAACAGTACAACTCATGATAACTATTTATGTAGTGTAACCATCGCAAACAATTATTCCTAAATTATTCGCAACAAATTCCCACGTTTTTGTAACGAGTTTTAAATAAAACTTCAATATCAACAATAATACCTATGTAATATCAATGACAATTTGTCAATTATATCTCAAATTTTTGTTTTTTCATAAACATTTAAGACAATGTTGCAATTTAGGCTTTCGGCTCATATGACAATGTTTATTGGTCTTGCACACTGGCTAAACTAGGCCCAAACAAACAAGCCCACTACTCCTAGGTAACTATTTTCTTCCCTACCTGAAATGTATTGAACGA
Coding sequences within:
- the LOC106343465 gene encoding 14 kDa proline-rich protein DC2.15-like; the encoded protein is MAPGSIALFLVFNLLFFTTISACGSCTPCGGGCPSPKPKPKPTPKPSPSSGMGKCPKDTLQLGVCANVLNGLLDLTLGKPPVEPCCSLIQGLADVEAAVCLCTALKANVLGINLNLPISLSLLLNVCSKQVPPGFQC